One window of Rhizobium leguminosarum genomic DNA carries:
- a CDS encoding peptide ABC transporter substrate-binding protein: MNQFTKKFLASAMLGTLLAFSAHAATLNIHNGGDPQSLDPQKLSGDWENRIAGDIFEGLVTEDAKDNPVPGQAESWTISPDGKVYTFKLRDGIKWSDGQPVTAGDFVFAFQRLVDPKNAADYAYLQFTIKNAEKINKGEITDLNQLGVKAIDEKTLEITLENPTPYFLNALMHYTAYPLPKHVVEAKGQDWVKIGNIVTNGPYKPVEWVPGSHVTTVKNDQWYGAKDLKIDGAKFFVLEDQEAALKRYRAGEFDILTDFPTDQYEWMKKNLPGQAHVAPFSGLYYYVINSTKPPFADKRVRQALSMAINREVIGPQILGTGELPAYSWVPPGTANYGEPAYVSWKDLPYKDKVEEAKKLLKEAGFGPDHPLTAELKYNTNDNHKRIAVAIASMWKPLGVNVELVNAETKVHYDQLQRGEVQIGRAGWLADYNDPDNFLNLLVTGVQMNYGRWSNPEYDKLIKDGNAETDLKKRAEIFKKAEQLALDDSAALPIYYYVSKNVVSPKIEGFVDNIQDIHRTRWLSMKE; encoded by the coding sequence ATGAACCAGTTCACGAAAAAATTTCTCGCCTCCGCAATGCTTGGCACATTACTGGCGTTTTCGGCGCATGCGGCCACGCTGAATATTCACAATGGTGGCGACCCGCAGTCGCTCGATCCGCAGAAGCTTTCCGGCGACTGGGAAAATCGTATCGCCGGCGACATCTTCGAAGGCCTCGTCACCGAGGACGCCAAGGACAATCCGGTTCCCGGCCAGGCAGAAAGCTGGACGATTTCGCCTGATGGCAAGGTTTACACCTTCAAGCTTCGCGACGGCATCAAGTGGTCCGATGGCCAGCCGGTAACGGCGGGAGACTTCGTCTTCGCCTTCCAGCGCCTCGTCGACCCGAAGAACGCCGCCGATTATGCCTATCTGCAGTTCACCATCAAGAATGCCGAAAAGATCAACAAGGGTGAGATCACCGATCTCAACCAACTCGGCGTCAAGGCGATCGACGAGAAGACACTCGAAATCACCCTGGAAAATCCGACCCCCTATTTCCTCAATGCCCTGATGCATTACACCGCCTATCCGCTGCCCAAGCACGTCGTCGAGGCGAAGGGCCAGGATTGGGTCAAGATCGGCAACATCGTCACCAACGGTCCTTACAAGCCGGTCGAATGGGTTCCGGGCTCGCATGTCACCACGGTCAAGAACGATCAGTGGTACGGCGCCAAGGACCTGAAGATCGACGGCGCGAAGTTCTTCGTGCTGGAAGACCAGGAAGCAGCGCTGAAACGCTACCGCGCCGGCGAATTCGATATCCTCACCGACTTCCCGACCGACCAGTACGAGTGGATGAAGAAGAACCTGCCTGGCCAGGCGCATGTGGCGCCCTTCTCCGGCCTCTACTACTATGTCATCAATTCGACCAAGCCGCCCTTCGCCGACAAGCGCGTGCGCCAGGCGCTTTCCATGGCGATCAACCGCGAAGTCATCGGCCCGCAGATTCTCGGAACCGGCGAACTGCCGGCCTATTCCTGGGTCCCGCCGGGCACGGCAAACTACGGCGAACCGGCCTATGTCTCCTGGAAGGATCTTCCCTATAAGGACAAGGTCGAAGAAGCCAAGAAGCTGCTGAAGGAAGCCGGTTTCGGGCCGGATCATCCGCTGACTGCCGAGCTCAAATACAACACCAACGACAACCACAAACGCATCGCCGTGGCGATCGCCTCGATGTGGAAGCCGCTCGGCGTCAATGTCGAACTCGTCAATGCCGAGACCAAGGTACATTATGACCAGTTGCAGCGCGGCGAAGTGCAGATCGGCCGCGCCGGCTGGCTCGCCGATTACAACGATCCGGACAATTTCCTGAACCTCCTGGTCACGGGCGTCCAGATGAACTACGGGCGCTGGTCCAATCCCGAATACGACAAGTTGATCAAGGACGGCAACGCCGAGACGGATCTGAAGAAGCGCGCCGAAATCTTCAAGAAGGCCGAGCAACTGGCGCTTGATGATTCCGCCGCCCTGCCGATCTACTACTACGTCTCGAAGAACGTCGTTTCGCCGAAGATCGAAGGCTTCGTCGACAATATTCAGGACATCCACCGCACCCGTTGGCTGTCGATGAAAGAGTAA
- a CDS encoding alpha-glucosidase family protein, with translation MALQAGGNADWWRGAVIYQVYPRSFQDTNSDGLGDLKGITRRLPHIASLGVDAIWLSPFFKSPMADMGYDVSDYCDVDPIFGALADFDEMMAEAHGLGIKVVIDQVISHTSDRHPWFVESRASRTNPKADWYVWADPKPDGTAPNNWLSIFGGPGWEWDGVRRQYYQHNFLTSQPDLNFHSTAVQDSVLETVKFWLDRGVDGFRLDTVNYYFCDKQLRSNPPHEPDEDDAGLDAPDSNPYGMQNHLYDKTQAENVDFLKRFRVLLDQYEDRTTVGEVGDGARSLKTVAAYTSGGDKLHMCYTFDLLGPDFTAEHIRGCVEAFQKSVTDGWVCWAFSNHDVMRHVSRFALTADERPVIAKLAISVLAALRGSICLYQGEELGLPEAELAFEDLRDPYGIRFWPAFKGRDGCRTPMPWEAGKAHAGFTSAEKSWLPVPYEQAALSVDTQEGSDSSVLHHYRNTLAFRKSHPALIDGEMTFIGTNQNLLAFTREKGGEELLFVFNLTRKPAEFRLPEGMVLGEPLEMPGFEAAAGSGLVKLSALDGFCARV, from the coding sequence ATGGCATTGCAGGCAGGCGGGAATGCGGACTGGTGGCGCGGCGCGGTGATCTATCAGGTATACCCGCGCTCGTTTCAGGACACCAACAGCGACGGGCTCGGCGACCTCAAGGGGATCACCCGCCGGCTGCCGCATATCGCCAGCCTCGGCGTCGACGCCATCTGGCTTTCGCCCTTCTTCAAGTCGCCGATGGCCGACATGGGCTATGACGTTTCCGATTATTGCGACGTCGACCCGATCTTTGGGGCGCTCGCCGATTTCGACGAGATGATGGCCGAGGCGCACGGGCTCGGCATCAAGGTCGTCATCGACCAGGTCATCTCGCACACGTCCGACCGGCATCCGTGGTTCGTCGAGAGCCGGGCCAGCCGGACCAATCCGAAGGCGGACTGGTATGTCTGGGCCGACCCGAAGCCGGATGGCACGGCGCCGAACAACTGGCTGTCGATCTTCGGCGGGCCGGGCTGGGAGTGGGACGGCGTGCGCCGGCAATATTACCAGCACAATTTCCTGACCTCGCAGCCGGACCTGAATTTCCACAGCACGGCGGTGCAGGATTCAGTGCTGGAGACGGTGAAGTTCTGGCTCGACCGGGGCGTCGACGGCTTCCGGCTGGATACGGTCAACTATTATTTCTGCGACAAGCAGCTCAGAAGCAATCCGCCGCACGAGCCTGATGAGGATGACGCCGGCCTCGATGCGCCCGACAGCAATCCCTATGGCATGCAGAACCACCTCTATGACAAGACGCAGGCGGAAAACGTCGATTTCCTCAAACGCTTCCGGGTGCTGCTTGACCAGTACGAGGATCGCACGACCGTTGGCGAAGTCGGCGACGGGGCGCGTTCGCTGAAGACGGTGGCCGCCTATACGAGCGGCGGCGATAAGCTGCATATGTGCTACACATTCGACCTCTTGGGACCGGACTTCACTGCCGAGCATATTCGCGGCTGCGTCGAGGCTTTCCAGAAGTCGGTGACCGACGGCTGGGTCTGCTGGGCGTTTTCAAACCACGACGTCATGCGCCATGTCAGCCGTTTCGCGCTGACGGCCGATGAGCGGCCGGTCATCGCCAAGCTGGCGATCTCGGTGCTTGCGGCGCTACGCGGCTCGATCTGCCTCTATCAGGGCGAGGAACTCGGCCTGCCGGAGGCGGAGCTCGCCTTCGAGGATCTGCGGGATCCCTACGGCATCCGCTTCTGGCCGGCCTTCAAGGGCCGCGACGGATGCCGCACACCGATGCCCTGGGAAGCCGGCAAGGCGCATGCGGGCTTCACGTCTGCAGAAAAGAGCTGGCTGCCGGTGCCCTACGAACAGGCGGCACTCTCCGTGGATACGCAGGAGGGAAGCGACAGCTCGGTGCTGCATCACTACCGCAATACACTCGCCTTCCGTAAGAGCCACCCGGCGCTGATCGACGGCGAAATGACCTTTATCGGCACCAATCAGAACCTGCTGGCGTTTACCCGGGAGAAGGGCGGGGAAGAACTGCTCTTCGTTTTCAACCTTACGCGCAAACCGGCGGAATTCCGCCTGCCTGAGGGCATGGTGCTCGGCGAGCCACTTGAGATGCCGGGCTTCGAAGCGGCGGCAGGTTCGGGGCTGGTGAAGCTTTCGGCGCTGGACGGGTTCTGTGCGCGGGTCTGA
- the ade gene encoding adenine deaminase: MTSRLERFIDQGVGRVPADIVLKGGHFFDLVTGDLVQSDIAIGGDRIVGTSGNYQGEIEIDISGKTVVPGFIDTHLHIESSLVTPHEFDRCVLPYGVTTAICDPHEIANVLGAAGIEFFLQSALETIMDIRVQLSSCVPATHLETSGADLPIERLLPFRHHPKVIGLAEFMNFPGVIHKDPVCMAKLDAFQGGHIDGHAPLLTGNDLNGYLAAGIRTEHECTTATEALEKIRKGMHILVREGSVSKDLAALMPIITERLSPYLALCTDDRNPLDIAEQGHLDHMIRTAIASGVEPLAIYRAASISAARAFGLGDRGLVAPGWRADLVILDSLADCRADMVFSAGRRVTDALFSSRRPVAPIGLDSVKARLVNAAHFGVPVAEGETPVIGVMPGKIITEHRRYRLPVRGNETAVDLANDIIKVAVIERHGKNGNHANGFVQGFGLKKGAIASTVGHDSHNICVVGVSEDDMAFAANRLGEIKGGFVVVEDGKVTGEIALPIAGLMSLEPYETVRDTLHHLRKAAFALGATLEEPFLQLAFLPLPVIPHLKISDRGMVDVDKFALIG, from the coding sequence ATGACCAGCAGACTTGAGCGTTTCATCGACCAGGGCGTCGGCCGCGTGCCGGCCGATATCGTGTTGAAGGGTGGGCACTTCTTTGATCTCGTCACCGGCGATCTCGTCCAGTCGGACATCGCCATCGGCGGTGATCGCATCGTCGGCACTTCGGGCAATTATCAGGGCGAAATCGAGATCGACATATCGGGAAAAACAGTTGTTCCCGGCTTCATCGACACGCATCTGCATATCGAATCTTCGCTCGTCACACCGCATGAATTCGACCGCTGCGTCCTGCCCTACGGCGTCACCACCGCGATCTGCGATCCGCACGAAATCGCCAACGTGCTCGGCGCCGCCGGCATCGAGTTCTTTCTTCAATCCGCGCTGGAAACGATCATGGACATCCGCGTCCAGCTCTCCTCCTGCGTTCCGGCAACCCATCTCGAAACCTCCGGCGCCGACCTGCCGATCGAACGCCTCTTGCCCTTCCGCCACCATCCGAAGGTCATCGGCCTTGCCGAATTCATGAATTTCCCCGGCGTGATCCACAAGGATCCCGTCTGCATGGCTAAGCTCGACGCCTTCCAGGGCGGCCACATCGATGGTCACGCGCCGCTGCTGACCGGCAACGACCTCAATGGTTACCTCGCAGCCGGCATCCGCACCGAGCATGAATGCACGACCGCCACTGAGGCGCTGGAAAAGATCCGCAAGGGCATGCATATCCTCGTGCGCGAGGGCTCGGTATCCAAGGATCTTGCCGCGCTGATGCCCATTATCACAGAGCGGCTTTCACCATACCTCGCGCTCTGCACCGACGACCGCAATCCACTCGACATCGCCGAACAAGGCCATCTCGATCACATGATCCGCACGGCGATCGCAAGCGGCGTCGAGCCCCTGGCGATCTACCGCGCCGCCTCGATCTCGGCCGCCCGCGCCTTCGGCCTCGGGGACCGCGGCCTGGTGGCGCCGGGCTGGCGCGCCGACCTGGTGATACTCGACAGCCTGGCAGATTGCCGAGCCGACATGGTCTTCTCCGCCGGCCGCCGCGTCACCGATGCGCTTTTCTCCTCACGCCGACCGGTTGCGCCGATCGGCCTCGACAGCGTCAAGGCCCGGCTCGTCAACGCTGCCCATTTCGGCGTGCCGGTCGCCGAGGGCGAAACGCCAGTTATCGGCGTCATGCCGGGCAAGATCATCACCGAGCATCGCCGCTACCGCCTGCCTGTCAGGGGCAACGAGACGGCGGTCGATCTTGCCAACGACATCATTAAGGTCGCCGTCATCGAGCGCCACGGCAAGAACGGCAACCACGCCAACGGCTTCGTCCAGGGCTTTGGCCTGAAAAAGGGCGCGATTGCCTCCACCGTCGGCCACGACAGCCACAATATCTGCGTCGTCGGCGTCAGCGAGGATGATATGGCCTTCGCCGCAAATCGGCTCGGCGAGATCAAGGGCGGCTTCGTGGTCGTCGAAGACGGCAAGGTCACCGGCGAAATCGCCCTGCCGATCGCCGGACTGATGAGCCTCGAGCCCTATGAGACGGTCCGCGATACGCTGCACCATCTGCGCAAAGCCGCCTTCGCGCTCGGCGCCACGCTGGAGGAACCCTTCCTCCAACTGGCTTTCCTTCCACTGCCGGTCATCCCGCACCTGAAGATATCCGACCGCGGCATGGTTGATGTGGACAAGTTCGCGCTGATCGGGTGA
- a CDS encoding branched-chain amino acid ABC transporter substrate-binding protein, with translation MTLKTLTATLVASLAFAPLAHADITIGLIAPLTGPVAAYGDQVKNGAQTAVDEINKKGGILGQKVVLEFADDAGEPKQGVSAANKIVGDGIHFVVGPVTSGVAIPVSDVLAENGVLMVTPTATAPDLTKRGLTNVLCTCGRDDQQAEVAAKYVLKNFKDKRFAIVNDKGAYGKGLADAFKATLNAGGITEVVNDAITPGDKDFSALTTRIKSEKVDVVYFGGYHPEGGLLARQLHDLAANATIIGGDGLSNTEFWAIGTDAAAGTVFTNASDATKSPDSKAAAEALAAKNIPAEAFTLNAYAAVEVLKAGIEKAGSAEDGAAVATALKDGKEIPTAIGKVTYGETGDLTSQSFSLYKWEGGKIVSAE, from the coding sequence ATGACCCTCAAGACATTGACGGCGACCCTGGTCGCGTCGCTCGCCTTTGCGCCGCTTGCCCACGCCGATATCACCATCGGCCTGATTGCGCCGCTGACCGGCCCCGTCGCCGCCTATGGCGACCAGGTGAAGAACGGCGCTCAGACCGCCGTCGACGAGATCAACAAGAAGGGCGGGATTCTCGGCCAGAAGGTTGTCCTCGAATTCGCCGACGATGCCGGCGAACCGAAACAGGGTGTTTCCGCTGCCAACAAGATCGTCGGCGATGGCATTCACTTCGTCGTCGGCCCGGTGACCTCGGGTGTCGCCATTCCGGTTTCGGACGTGCTTGCTGAAAACGGCGTGCTGATGGTCACTCCGACCGCGACGGCCCCCGACCTCACCAAGCGCGGTCTCACCAACGTGCTGTGCACCTGCGGCCGCGACGACCAGCAGGCCGAAGTCGCCGCCAAATACGTGCTGAAGAATTTCAAGGACAAGCGCTTCGCCATCGTCAATGACAAGGGCGCCTATGGCAAAGGCCTCGCCGACGCCTTCAAGGCGACGCTGAACGCCGGCGGCATCACCGAAGTCGTCAATGACGCGATCACCCCCGGCGACAAGGATTTCAGCGCGCTCACCACTCGCATCAAATCCGAAAAGGTCGATGTGGTCTATTTCGGCGGCTATCACCCGGAAGGCGGCCTGCTCGCCCGCCAGCTGCATGATCTTGCCGCCAACGCCACGATCATCGGTGGCGATGGCCTCTCCAACACCGAATTCTGGGCAATCGGCACGGATGCCGCCGCCGGCACCGTCTTTACCAACGCCTCGGACGCCACGAAGAGCCCGGATTCCAAGGCCGCTGCCGAAGCGCTCGCTGCCAAGAATATCCCGGCCGAAGCCTTCACACTCAACGCCTATGCCGCCGTCGAAGTGCTGAAGGCCGGCATCGAGAAGGCCGGCAGCGCCGAGGATGGGGCAGCCGTCGCGACCGCGCTGAAAGACGGCAAGGAGATCCCGACCGCTATCGGCAAGGTCACCTATGGCGAGACTGGCGACCTGACCTCGCAGAGCTTCTCGCTCTACAAGTGGGAAGGCGGCAAGATCGTTTCCGCCGAGTAA
- a CDS encoding HD-GYP domain-containing protein → MLKRIEARQVRTGMFVEAIEGVWQDPLLSKRRFLLRREMDARTLRKSGISGVVINTSRGLDIDGLPGGNIEIDTKAAHETIQKSVQVLENVFGRLQHGDGISVDQVAPVISSVSKSIDQNPTVFLSVTRLKSRDEVTFLHSISVSALMILFSRHLGLDETTVQMLGTAGLLHDVGKLEIPLEVLNKEGRLDEDEIKMIRDHPEKGHAILSRQEGMSEIVLDVCLNHHERIDGKGYPRKLSETQVSFHARLAAICDVYDAVTSVRPYRAPWSASQALKWMLGNEGHFDRRLLKKFALCLSVAAVT, encoded by the coding sequence ATGCTCAAGCGTATCGAAGCCAGACAGGTGCGCACCGGAATGTTTGTCGAGGCGATCGAGGGTGTATGGCAAGATCCTCTTCTGTCCAAGAGAAGATTTCTCCTGCGCCGTGAAATGGATGCGCGCACTCTTCGCAAGAGTGGCATTTCAGGCGTGGTCATCAATACCAGCAGGGGCCTCGATATTGATGGCCTGCCAGGCGGCAATATCGAGATCGACACCAAGGCCGCACACGAGACGATTCAGAAATCCGTGCAGGTGCTGGAGAACGTTTTCGGTCGGTTACAGCATGGCGATGGGATCAGCGTCGATCAGGTGGCGCCCGTGATTTCCTCGGTCTCCAAGTCGATCGATCAGAACCCGACCGTCTTCCTCAGCGTTACGCGCCTGAAGTCCCGGGACGAGGTGACGTTCCTGCATTCCATTTCTGTCAGTGCGCTGATGATCCTTTTCAGCCGCCATCTCGGACTTGACGAGACAACCGTGCAGATGCTCGGCACAGCAGGATTGCTGCACGACGTCGGCAAGCTCGAAATTCCGCTCGAGGTTCTCAACAAGGAAGGGCGCCTGGACGAAGACGAAATCAAGATGATCCGCGACCATCCGGAAAAGGGACACGCAATCCTGTCGCGCCAGGAAGGCATGTCGGAGATCGTTCTGGACGTCTGTCTCAACCATCATGAGCGGATCGATGGCAAGGGCTATCCCCGCAAGCTTTCCGAGACGCAGGTCAGCTTTCATGCACGTCTTGCGGCGATTTGCGACGTTTATGACGCCGTCACCTCGGTACGGCCGTACAGGGCGCCATGGAGCGCGAGCCAGGCACTGAAATGGATGCTTGGCAACGAAGGGCATTTCGATCGCCGGCTGCTGAAGAAATTCGCCCTCTGCCTGTCCGTCGCCGCGGTGACCTGA
- a CDS encoding aspartate aminotransferase family protein, whose amino-acid sequence MSNRLNAPNDLRAFWMPFTANRQFKKEPRMFVGAKDMYYTTHDGRQVLDGTAGLWCVNAGHCRPKITEAIREQAGELDYAPAFQLGHPKAFELANRLVDIAPEGLNHVLYTNSGSESVETALKVALAYHRVKGNGSRFRLIGRERGYHGVNFGGISVGGIVTNRKMFGTLLTGVDHMPHTHQPGKNNFTRGEPEHGGDIATELERIVTLHDASTVAAVIVEPVAGSTGVLIPPKGYLQKLREICTKHGILLIFDEVITGFGRLGAPFAAQYYDVKPDMITAAKGLTNGVIPMGAVFVTSEIHDAFMNGPEHMIEFFHGYTYSGNPIASAAALATLDTYKEEGLLTRAAELSDYWADALHSLKDCPNVIDIRNTGLIGAIELDPIAGEPTKRAFTAFLKAYESGLLIRTTGDIIALSPPLIIEKHHIDELFGKLRTILQNNI is encoded by the coding sequence ATGTCCAATCGCCTCAACGCACCGAACGATCTTCGCGCCTTCTGGATGCCGTTCACGGCAAATCGCCAGTTCAAGAAGGAGCCGCGCATGTTCGTCGGCGCCAAGGACATGTATTATACGACCCATGACGGGCGTCAGGTGCTAGACGGCACTGCCGGCCTCTGGTGCGTCAACGCCGGCCACTGCCGCCCGAAGATCACCGAGGCGATCCGTGAGCAGGCCGGCGAGCTCGATTACGCCCCGGCCTTCCAGCTCGGCCACCCTAAGGCCTTCGAACTGGCAAACCGCCTGGTCGACATTGCTCCCGAAGGCTTGAACCACGTTCTCTACACCAATTCCGGATCCGAATCCGTCGAGACGGCGCTCAAGGTGGCGCTCGCCTATCACCGCGTGAAGGGCAATGGTTCTCGCTTCCGCCTGATCGGCCGCGAGCGCGGCTATCACGGCGTCAACTTCGGCGGCATCTCCGTCGGCGGCATCGTCACCAATCGCAAGATGTTCGGCACGCTGCTGACCGGCGTCGATCACATGCCGCACACCCACCAGCCCGGCAAGAACAACTTCACCCGTGGCGAGCCCGAGCATGGCGGCGACATCGCCACCGAGCTCGAGCGTATCGTCACCCTGCATGACGCCTCTACCGTTGCAGCCGTCATCGTCGAACCGGTGGCCGGCTCCACCGGCGTCTTGATCCCGCCGAAGGGCTACCTGCAGAAGCTGCGCGAGATCTGCACCAAACACGGTATCCTTCTGATCTTCGACGAGGTCATCACCGGCTTCGGCCGCCTCGGCGCCCCCTTCGCCGCGCAATATTACGACGTCAAGCCCGACATGATCACCGCCGCCAAGGGACTGACCAATGGCGTCATTCCGATGGGCGCTGTCTTCGTCACCTCCGAGATCCATGATGCCTTCATGAACGGTCCGGAGCATATGATCGAGTTCTTCCACGGCTACACCTATTCCGGCAACCCGATCGCCTCCGCTGCCGCGCTCGCCACGCTCGACACTTACAAGGAAGAGGGGCTGCTGACACGCGCCGCCGAGCTTTCCGATTATTGGGCCGACGCGCTGCATTCACTGAAAGACTGCCCCAATGTCATCGACATCAGGAACACCGGCCTGATCGGCGCGATCGAACTCGATCCGATCGCTGGCGAGCCGACCAAGCGGGCCTTCACCGCTTTCCTGAAAGCCTATGAAAGCGGCCTGCTGATCCGCACCACCGGCGATATCATCGCACTCTCTCCGCCGCTGATCATCGAGAAGCACCACATCGACGAACTCTTCGGCAAGCTGCGCACCATTCTGCAGAACAACATCTGA
- a CDS encoding ArsR/SmtB family transcription factor: METTDLADHTNVAAALLSAMANPKRLLILCSLVKGEVAVGVLATQVGLSQSALSQHLSKLRAQKLVKTRRDAQTIYYSSTSEPVMKILATLEDIYLVQNRNRSAA, encoded by the coding sequence ATGGAAACCACGGATTTGGCCGATCACACCAATGTGGCGGCAGCTTTATTATCGGCCATGGCCAACCCGAAGAGATTGCTGATCCTGTGTAGCCTCGTGAAGGGCGAAGTGGCCGTCGGCGTGCTTGCAACGCAGGTCGGCCTCAGCCAGTCGGCTCTCTCCCAGCACCTGTCGAAACTGCGCGCTCAAAAGCTGGTCAAGACCCGCCGAGACGCACAAACCATTTATTATTCGAGCACCTCCGAGCCGGTGATGAAGATCCTGGCGACGCTCGAAGACATCTACCTCGTGCAGAACCGGAACAGATCCGCCGCTTGA
- a CDS encoding HugZ family protein, with protein MKDQPSPIRETDDDARRLARVLLRSARHAAIAVLDPETGFPFASRVLIATDIDGIPVILVSRLSTHTRALAKDPRASLLTGEPGKGDPLAHPRLTTQCLAEPVQRGNAFYERIRTRFLARHAKAKLYLDFPDFLFFRLKPERASLNGGFGRAYLLDAMDLVIQSSANEEVAAGAAEAVRDLVARYPDVAETLATRLKAPESASWRICGVDPSGFDMISGDYLLRYEFETLAGDVDHICSNISKIAYSIP; from the coding sequence ATGAAAGATCAACCCTCGCCCATACGCGAAACCGACGACGATGCCCGCAGGCTCGCCCGCGTGCTTCTGCGCTCCGCGCGGCACGCGGCGATTGCCGTTCTCGACCCCGAGACCGGCTTCCCCTTCGCCAGCCGCGTGCTGATCGCGACCGATATTGACGGCATCCCCGTCATCCTCGTTTCGAGACTGTCGACCCATACCAGGGCGCTCGCCAAGGACCCGCGCGCCTCACTCCTGACCGGCGAGCCGGGCAAGGGCGATCCGCTCGCCCACCCTCGTCTGACAACCCAATGCCTGGCTGAACCCGTCCAGCGCGGCAATGCGTTCTACGAGCGCATCCGCACGCGTTTTCTCGCTCGCCACGCCAAGGCGAAGCTTTATCTCGACTTTCCTGATTTCCTGTTCTTCCGTCTCAAGCCGGAACGGGCCAGCCTCAATGGCGGCTTCGGCCGCGCCTACCTGCTCGACGCAATGGATCTCGTAATCCAGTCGTCCGCGAATGAAGAAGTCGCCGCCGGGGCGGCAGAAGCAGTGCGAGATTTAGTAGCGCGCTACCCCGATGTGGCCGAGACCCTCGCTACCAGGCTAAAGGCGCCGGAATCGGCTTCTTGGCGCATTTGTGGTGTCGATCCCTCAGGTTTCGACATGATTTCCGGCGATTATCTGCTGCGATACGAATTCGAGACCCTCGCTGGGGATGTCGATCACATTTGTTCAAACATATCTAAAATAGCATACTCGATACCTTAA
- the choV gene encoding choline ABC transporter ATP-binding protein: MTAVSFKDVSIIFGDRPETALAMVDQGKSRDEIGAATGLVLGVANASLTIEEGEILVLMGLSGSGKSTLLRAVNGLAPVVRGDVSVSTSNGPVNPYRCNAKALRELRTHTVSMVFQQFALLPWRTVAENVGFGLELAGMPEAERKRRVGEQLELVNLTKWADRKVNELSGGMQQRVGLARAFATGAPILLMDEPFSALDPLIRTRLQDELLEFQRRLKKTILFVSHDLDEAFRIGNRIAIMEGGHIIQCGTPHDIVKNPADQYVADFVQHLNPISMLTAADVMQPGLGQTAAGMSVSATARAATPLVDILDALARQPGSIGIVENGTIVGTVSAQDIVAGLTRHRRKQDA, encoded by the coding sequence ATGACCGCGGTAAGCTTCAAGGATGTCAGCATCATTTTCGGCGACCGGCCGGAAACAGCCCTTGCCATGGTCGACCAGGGAAAGTCTCGCGACGAGATCGGCGCCGCCACCGGACTGGTCCTCGGTGTCGCCAATGCCTCGCTGACCATCGAAGAAGGCGAAATCCTGGTGCTGATGGGCCTTTCCGGCTCGGGCAAGTCGACGCTGCTGCGCGCCGTCAACGGGCTCGCCCCCGTGGTGCGCGGTGACGTCTCGGTCTCGACCTCCAATGGTCCGGTCAACCCTTACAGATGCAACGCCAAGGCGCTGCGGGAGCTGCGCACCCACACCGTCTCCATGGTGTTCCAGCAATTCGCTCTTCTGCCCTGGCGCACCGTCGCCGAGAATGTCGGCTTCGGCCTCGAACTCGCCGGCATGCCGGAGGCCGAACGCAAGCGGCGCGTCGGCGAACAGCTCGAGCTCGTCAACCTAACGAAATGGGCCGACCGCAAGGTCAATGAACTCTCAGGCGGCATGCAGCAGCGCGTCGGGCTTGCCCGCGCCTTTGCCACCGGCGCCCCTATCCTGCTGATGGACGAGCCCTTCTCGGCGCTTGATCCCTTGATCCGTACCCGCCTGCAGGACGAGCTCCTGGAGTTCCAGCGGCGGCTGAAGAAGACCATCCTCTTCGTCAGCCACGATCTCGACGAGGCCTTCCGCATCGGCAACCGCATCGCCATCATGGAGGGCGGCCACATCATCCAGTGCGGAACGCCGCACGACATCGTCAAGAACCCCGCCGACCAGTATGTCGCCGATTTCGTGCAGCATCTCAACCCGATCAGCATGCTGACGGCGGCCGACGTGATGCAGCCCGGCCTCGGTCAGACGGCCGCCGGCATGAGCGTCAGCGCCACGGCCCGCGCCGCGACCCCGCTCGTCGATATCCTCGATGCCCTTGCCCGCCAGCCGGGCAGCATCGGCATCGTCGAGAACGGCACGATCGTCGGCACCGTCTCGGCCCAGGATATCGTTGCCGGCCTCACCCGCCATCGCCGCAAGCAGGACGCTTGA